One Deltaproteobacteria bacterium genomic region harbors:
- a CDS encoding nucleoside-diphosphate-sugar epimerase → DFVHVSDIVRANLLALRCEAAGGRVCNVGTGRPTTIRRVGELLAERLGLEIRPEITERFRAGDIRHCFADPTHAKRTLGFEAQLRLEDGIDEVIAFVRSQRPEDKVESAQAELARRGLSR, encoded by the coding sequence GACTTCGTGCACGTGTCGGACATCGTGCGCGCGAATCTTCTCGCGCTGCGCTGCGAGGCCGCCGGCGGCCGCGTGTGCAACGTCGGGACCGGCCGGCCCACGACGATCCGGCGCGTGGGCGAGCTGCTCGCCGAGCGGCTCGGGCTCGAGATCCGGCCCGAGATCACCGAGCGCTTCCGCGCGGGCGACATCCGGCACTGCTTCGCCGACCCGACGCACGCGAAGCGCACGCTCGGCTTCGAGGCGCAATTGCGGCTCGAGGACGGAATCGACGAGGTGATCGCGTTCGTGCGCAGCCAGCGCCCCGAGGACAAGGTCGAGAGCGCGCAGGCGGAGCTCGCGCGCCGGGGCCTGTCGCGGTGA